A stretch of DNA from Rhizoctonia solani chromosome 9, complete sequence:
AGTAACAAATGATACACACCTCCAAAGCGACACAGCCAAACGCCCAAACATCTGACATTTGAGTGCGCTGCCGCACCTTTTCCTCcacgtcgtcgtcgtcgtcttccTCATCACCTTCGCCTTCAGTAAGAGGATCGTACCAAAGCTCTGGACTGTCCCATGCAAGTGTTCCTTCCTGTGTCTGTGGGCCCGAATAGCACCCGCACTCGATTCTGGAAGAGCCAAAATCGCATATCCTCGCCGCATGACCTTCACCGTCGATCAGAACGTTACCCTATGAGTCACTGATATCTCAGTAATTCATGATGCCAAGAAACATTTTCTAACCGCCTTTAAGTCTCCATGCACAATCGATTGCGAATGGATGTATGCAAGTCCTCGTACGACGCCTAGGAGCTATAACAGGTAACTTAATGTTGTTTTCAATGAGATGAGGAATGATTGATGTTATTACCAGCAGAAATCTCATTTCGTGATTGTTTACATCCGGATCAACCTTGTATAGATACTAGATAAAACATATACCTAAGTTCGTAATAGGGAGAGGTGCCCATTTACTGTACCATATTAAGATCGCCATGAACATAGTAGTCTGACACTGGACCTTGTGAAAAATATTTCGGGTGGTAATTATCGATGGGCGCAATTCCAATGAACGAGGCTATGTGAGGATGAGCGCATAGCAACCGCCAGATGGCCAACTCATTTTCGATAGAAATCTATAGCGAGTTGTAAGGCTTGGATGCAGTAGCATTTTATAGACCAGAGGTTTGACGCACTTTGTCCTGAGCAGTAACGCGGCGAAACGCCTTTACCGCGACCTACGAGCAAGTGAGACAGTTAGTGGTAAATTTCAAATAGGGATAGAAGGAGCCACAGGTCACCCTTTTACGCGGCCGAACAACCTTCAAAGTCCCACTGAAAGTTGCAAGTTGGTTAAGGTTAGACTAGTACATTTATGGGGAGTAGTACATACCATACGAGATCCGCATGAGCACCTCTCGTAATTACCTTGTCAATAGTGTCGAATTCACATGAGGAAAAGATTGTGAACGGCTGGCTCAGGCTGTGTTTACAGCCACTCATACCGGTACGAGGACTTTGGATGGAAAGCGGGTGCGAGTAAGGAAAGGCCCCAGAGTTCCAAATACCCTTGGTGAGCTTATCCGGGCGCTTATTGTCATAGCCGGCAGTTCTAATCTGTTACTGTAACATTACACAATCTCCACCTGTTGGGGTACTTATACGAGACTATTCCCGGTCCAGCCACACCTTGTCAACCAGATACTAAAGCTCAGATGGAATCCGAGGAAGAACCACCCGGAACAATTCTAGTGGTGAATTTACCATATGATGTTTATCTGTCCCTGGTCTTATTTTGTTCGAAGCCTATAGATCGAGCACAACGCGATCGACCCATTCCGAATGGGACCAAGTTCTTGGCGCGAGGAAATGCAGCAGATGTCTGGTTGTAAGTTGAATAAATCATAGGATAGCATCCGAGGTTTACGCCTTTCTACTTTGTGTTGTGTCTCAGGGTTGATATTCCGGATGCACACGGTCAGAAGGTTGCACTGCCCCTCAGCTACATCATCAAGTCACTAAATAAACCTAATATAGTATGTACTCAAAGCCGTTCGAATGAGCTTGGAGTCACTTCGAGAGAATCTTAATCCAAAGGTGAGTGGCCAACACACGTCACTTAGGTTGGGCACACCAACGATCTGAGGCCAGAGTTCGAAAGGAGCGACAGAATTGTGGGAAGTATTCACCAGCGTAAGAGAGTTTTTGAGTTGGCCAGAAATGTGTTTTGACTCTCCTATAGGCTTTCCTATCAA
This window harbors:
- a CDS encoding Tyrosine kinase specific for activated, yielding MSGCKHSLSQPFTIFSSCEFDTIDKVITRGAHADLVCGTLKVVRPRKRVAVKAFRRVTAQDKISIENELAIWRLLCAHPHIASFIGIAPIDNYHPKYFSQGPVSDYYVHGDLNMYLYKVDPDVNNHEMRFLLLLGVVRGLAYIHSQSIVHGDLKAGNVLIDGEGHAARICDFGSSRIECGCYSGPQTQEGTLAWDSPELWYDPLTEGEGDEEDDDDDVEEKVRQRTQMSDVWAFGCVALEVQMGMAPWDPEREGNLRKMCARQYNAGTGHPVQESALELHCHPIASKVWSMIQDCWEADPSRRPESSKLMTLLIRGPGGEKALSSAHKK